The Myxocyprinus asiaticus isolate MX2 ecotype Aquarium Trade chromosome 31, UBuf_Myxa_2, whole genome shotgun sequence genome has a segment encoding these proteins:
- the LOC127422154 gene encoding olfactory receptor 1M1-like: MSAINMIFSQNISIVRPAYFFITGLSGIPYSSYYYIFLFFTYFIAVIGNSVVLFIIALDRSLHSPKYIGVFNLALADIGETNALIPNMLKTLLFESQYISYNSCLLNMYFVFLFGSMQSLSLVVLAFDRFIAICLPLRYHAIVTNTGMSLIFSAIWAFNTFVMALTVSLLTRLSFCKSNVIQSYFCDHGPVYRLACNDNSMNNLMANLCTALYLVAPLAIIIVSYIGILLALIRITTWEGRIKALKTCVSHLLLVGVFFLPITCTYIAAFMFALSPNARIISTSLAFVIPPMLNPIIYVLNTAEIKDLMQKVLKNRFATIGQSISH, from the coding sequence ATGAGTGCCATAAATATGATTTTTTCTCAAAATATCTCCATTGTGCGTCCTGCATATTTTTTCATCACTGGACTTTCAGGTATACCATACAGCAGTTattactatatttttttattttttacttatttcatTGCTGTAATTGGAAACTCtgtagttcttttcattatagctCTTGACCGGAGTCTGCACAGTCCAAAGTACATTGGTGTGTTTAACTTGGCCTTGGCTGACATTGGTGAAACAAATGCCCTGATTCCTAACATGTTGAAGACTTTGCTTTTTGAGTCACAGTACATCTCTTACAATAGCTGTTTGTTAAACATGTATTTTGTGTTTCTCTTTGGTTCTATGCAAAGTCTCTCTCTTGTTGTCCTTGCATTTGATCGCTTCATTGCTATTTGCTTGCCACTAAGATACCATGCCATTGTTACAAATACTGGTATGTCTTTAATTTTTTCAGCAATATGGGCATTTAACACTTTTGTGATGGCCTTGACAGTGTCTTTACTCACCCGGCTTTCATTCTGTAAATCCAATGTGATACAAAGTTATTTTTGTGACCATGGACCAGTGTATAGGTTGGCATGTAATGACAATAGCATGAATAATTTAATGGCAAACCTCTGCACAGCTTTATACCTTGTAGCACCATTGGCCATTATAATTGTGTCATATATTGGCATTCTTCTGGCCCtaatcagaattacaacttgggAAGGGCGTATCAAGGCCCTTAAGACCTGTGTTTCTCACCTGTTGTTAGTCGGAGTATTTTTCCTCCCCATAACCTGCacatacattgctgcattcatgttTGCTCTCTCTCCCAATGCAAGAATCATCAGCACATCTCTGGCATTTGTTATTCCACCAATGCTAAATCctataatttatgttttaaacacAGCAGAAATCAAAGACTTGATGCAAAAAGTCCTTAAAAATAGATTTGCAACAATTGGAC